The Flavobacterium sp. N2270 genome contains the following window.
AAAAAACCAGGTGCATTTTGTAAAATGGTATCATAATAAAAATATAGTTTTTCAATTAACTTGTCCATAAAATGTAGTTATAAAGTTTCTTTAAACGGAATTTCTTTATTTAAAATTTCTAGTATTAAATGTACTAATTCTATTTTAAATTCTTCAATAGTTTCTAAATTGATTTCAGTTATTGCATTTTTACCTTTTCCTAAACCAAAAGGCATGAAACCTTCTTTCATGTTTTTAAACGAAATAATTCCGGCTTGAATATCTTGATTTTGGAACATTTCGCTATTTTGAAACATCATTGCATAACAAAGTAATTGAATTACTTTTTCATTTTTAAGGTTTGCTGTTAAACCATCAAAATCATTAATACGTAAATTTCTTTGTTCTACTTTTCCAGATTTATAATCTATAATTCGAATGCTTCCGTTTCGCTCTTCAATTCGGTCAACTTTACCTGCAATTTTCACAGGATAAGGCAAATCTTCATGCTCAATCGTAACATCTAAAGGAGCTTCAAGACATATTACTTTTATTGCATCTTTATCTTGAATTGCTTTTTTCTCAGAATTTAAAAAATTATAAATATTTCGTTTAGCCACTTCAAATGCTAATAAATTTTTCCCTTTTTTAATTTCACCTTCTTTATAAATTAGCTTAAACTGTCTTAATGTTACTTCTTCGATTTTAGACAACATCACATCGACATGATGTTCTGATAAGTAAACACCAACAAAAGGCTCGTAAAGCTCTTCTAATGCTTCATGAATAATTGTTCCTAATGTATTTACTGCAATACTTTCTTCTACTTCATCAGCTTCATTAATACGTAAGACTCTTTGAAAATAAAACTGCATAGGATTACGTATATAACTTGTAAGGGAAGATGGAGAAAATCCCTTTATCGTTGCAATTTCTTTTAAGCGTTCTAGAACTTTCTCTGTTTTTTCAATTTCCATTACTTCATAAGCCGTTTTCGGCAATACTGCATTGTAAATTTCGTGAGTTAAAGTATGTTTAGGTTGTTTCTCAATTTCTAACTGAGTTAAGAATCTACTTTTTTCACCAGCATCTATTCCTTCATTATCGGTATTATAAAGTAAATAAATATTTTTTGCTCGCATCAACAAATGATAGAAATGGTAGCTGTAAATAGCATCTTTTTCTTTATATGTTGGCAACTCTAATTCTCTTTTTACGTCGAAAGGAATAAATGAATTTTGTGATTTACCTGATGGAAACTTACCTTCGTTTACAGAGGTTATAATTACGTTTTCAAAATCTAAAACCCTACTCTCTAAAACACCCATAATTTGCAAACCTGATAATGGTTCGCCTTCGAAAGAAACTTCGGCTAAATCTAAAATTTGTTTGTAAATAACTTGTAAAGTTTCAATTGAATCAATTCTACCGTATTTTTCTTGGTAACTGATTAACTTATTAATGACTTTATAAATCGCATAAACAAATGTTTTAGACACTTTTTCTTCTTCAACATCATTACTTAAATGTTCTTTTATTTGAAGTAAAATTAGTGATAGTGTTTTTAAAACTTCATCGCAATTTGAATTCCACTTATTAAACAATAAGTCAAAAAAAGTATTATTTAAATTGGGATATTTCTCATTATAAAGTCTTATTAAAGTGTCGTGAGAAAAGAACGTGAAGTTATTATCATTGATAACCGAAATAAGCTCTGAAACCTTAACATAAGATTCAACTAACGGATGATTTAAAACTTCTAAAACATCTTTATAGTAAAGCGTGTAAGATTTTTCGTTTCTGTTTATTGCATTTGTATGCAACTTAAACAATTTAGTAATTAAAATTTGAGCAGGATTATTTTTACCCGAATAACCCATCGTAATATTCAAACTCTCAATTGTATTTGGCAATCCGTAAAGAATAGGAATTAATAAATTTTCATCACCTAAAACCAAAGCGGTTTTGTTAATGTTTGCGCCGTTAATAGATAATTTTTCAATTATATTTCCTGCAATTTTTGCTTGTCCAACTGATTTTGGCGTTCCAATGATTTGAATATTTTTCTCATCTTGAAAACAATTCGTTATCCATTCAAATGGTTGTGAAGAGTAACTTTTCCAGTTTTGTTTAAAACGTCTTATAAACAAACCTGCATCATGAAAAGGATCTTTTAAAAAGGTATCATCGATATCCCAATAAATTTTTGCTTGATTTGTATATAATAAATGTTGAACTATTTTTTCTTCCGCTTGATTCAATGCATTGAAACCAGCAAATACAATAATTTCATCACCAAGTTTCTCAGCAAATGATTTACATTTTTTATATGCTTCTCTATAAATTAATCCTTGATATCCCGATTTTTTATTTAAAAGATGCTTGTAAAATATTTCATAATAAAGTGGGAGTTTATTCCAAAAGTCAAGGTGATTATCTATTAAGGACGTTTTTTGAACAGGCACTAGATCCCATCTTTTAAGAGCTTCAATTTCTTTTAAATAAGAGAAAACTTTTTTTGGCTGAATTAAGTAGCGGTCAATTTCATTAAAATCTTGTAGCAATGTTTTGGCCCAATTAGAAAATAATTCAAATGACTGTTGCTGGTCTTTTGGAGTAATTTTTAAATAAACATCGTAAAACTCAAACAACAGTTCAATTGAGTCTATTGAACGAATACCTGAAATATCTTGAACAAGATCTTCAATACTTATAATTTTAGGAGCAAATACTGTTGTAGTTAATTTATTTTTTAGACACTGCAATAAAAAAACTTTCGCTCTTTTATTAGGCAAAACAATTCGAATATTATTTAATTTATGCTGAAAATCAATTATTATTTGATTTGCTAACTGGTCTAAAAAAGTTGTTTCATTCATTTTATAAAAATAAAAAAACGCCCTGAATAATCAGGACGTTTTTTATTTATATTTTGGAAGAAATTATTTTACTAATTTCACCTCAACTCTTCTGTTGTTAGCTCTTCCTTTAGAAGTTTTATTAGAATCAATTGGTTTAGACTCTCCAAAACCAGCTGAAGTTAATCTTGCAGCATCAATTCCGTTTTCAACTAAATAAGTTTTAACAGCAGCTGCTCTATCTTCAGATAATTTTTGATTTAATGAATCTGAACCTTGACTATCAGTGTGACCTTCAATCATGAAGTTAGCACTTGGATATTCTTTTAAGATTGCAGTAATTGCTTGTAAAACTGGCATTGTTTGTTTTTGGAAAGAAGATTTTCCAGAGTTAAACAAGATAGTTTTAGCATAGCTATTTAATTTGTTGATTGCTTCTTCAGAAACCTCAGGACATCCATTGTTAGCTACAGTTCCAGCTACTGTTGGACATTGGTCATCTTTATCAGCTACTCCATCTCCATCAGTATCAGGCCAAGGACAACCAGCGTTAGCTTTAGGTCCTTTTACTTCTGGACAGTTGTCATCTTTATCAGCTACTCCGTCTCCGTCAGCATCTGGACAACCTTTCATAATTTTAGTACCTTTTACTTCTGGACAAGCATCTTCGTTATCAACGATTCCGTCTCCATCAGTATCAGGACATCCATTAAATTCAGCTAATCCAAAAACTTCTGGACAAGAATCATCTTTATCTGCGATTTTATCACCATCAGTATCAGGACATCCCATAAACTCTTTTAAACCTGGAGTTTCTGGACATGCATCGTCTTTATCATATACACCATCACCATCAGTATCTTTACCACCAAATTTGAAAGTAAGACCTGCAAAGTGTTGCATAACTGTAGGTACATCTGCGTCTGGAGTTCTTTCATCATCAAATGAATACTTAAGAGATGACTGTAAACTTATACCAACATGCTCAGTTAACCAAAAAGTTAAACCTAAACCTCCATTTACAGTTCCTGCAGAAGCATCACCAAAGAAAGTATAACCTCCACCAACATGTGCAGAAGGGTCTAACCATTTAGATTTAAGCATGTCTTGAAAACTATACTTAATTGTACCATCAATAGCATAATAACTTAAATCTCCTGGGTTTGAAACCACATAAGTACTTGATGTCATAGGAACTTTATCAATCATTTTACTGATTTTGTTAACAGAACCCGTTAAACCAAATGAAAAATTATCCCCAACGTATCTAGATACCGTTAAAGAAGATACAGAAGGAATCATGTTCCAATTGTCTTGAGCGTTTAACAACTCTTTAAAAACAAGTTTGTCATTTCCTGACATACTTATTTTTGTGTCAACCGCATTAGCTCCGAAAGATACAGCCCATGGATTGTTACTGTCTTGTGCTTGCGAAGTTACTCCAGCAAACATTAAAGCAGCAATAAATAATTTGTTTAGATGTTTCATACTTTATAATTTAATTACAATACGTTATAATTATAGCAAAAGTAATATTTTTTTTTAATTACAAAAAATTTTGTTAAAAAAAGTACTACTAAATTTATATTATTTAATGATTTTTAGATTTTTACCCACTTCTATAAAAGCATTGATAGCTTTATCTAAATGGTTTTGAGTGTGTGCAGCAGACAATTGAACTCTAATTCTCGCTTTCTCTTTTGGAACTACTGGAAAAAAGAAACCAATTACATAAACTCCTTTTTGAAGTAATTCTTCCGACATTTTTTGCGCCAATTTAGCATCATAAAGCATAACAGGTACTATTGCAGAGTCTCCATCAATAATATCGAAACCCGCTTTTTTCATTCCATCTTTGAAATAATTAGTATTCCATTCTAATTTATCTCGAAGCGAAGTGTCTTTTTCTAATAATTCAAAAACCTTTAAAGAAGCCCCTACAATTGATGGCGCTAAAGAGTTTGAAAACAAATAAGGGCGTGAACGCTGACGCAAAATTTCGATGACTTCTTTTTTAGCAGTTGTATAACCTCCCATTGCTCCACCAAGAGCTTTTCCAAGCGTTCCCGTAATGATATCTACACGACCCATTACGTTTTTAGCTTCCAAAGTTCCTTTTCCAGTTGCGCCAATAAAACCCGCAGCGTGACATTCGTCAACCATTACTAAAGCATCGTATTTATCTGCTAAATCACAAATTTTATCTAATGGAGCAACTAAACCGTCCATTGAAAATACACCATCAGTAACAATTAGCTTAAATCTATGTCCTTTTTCAGTTGCTGCAATAAGTTGCGTTTCTAAGTCAGCCATATCATTATTTTGGTAACGATAACGAGCCGCTTTACATAAACGAACTCCGTCTATAATTGAAGCGTGATTTAAACTATCAGAAATAATACAATCTTCTTCACCTAATAAAGGTTCAAAAACTCCACCATTTGCATCAAAAGCAGCTGCATATAAAATAGTGTCTTCAGTTCCATAAAAATCAGCTATTTTTTTTTCCAATTCTTTATGAATATCTTGAGTTCCACAAATGAAACGAACAGACGACATTCCGAATCCATGAGAATCTAAAGCGTCTTTTGCAGCTTGAACCACTTCTGGATGAGAAGAAAGTCCTAAATAATTGTTTGCACAAAAATTCAAAACTGTTTCTCCAGTTGAAACTTTAATTTCTGCTCCTTGAGGTGTAGTTATGATTCGTTCTTTTTTAAACAATCCGTTTTCACGAATAGCGTTTAATTCATTTTCTAAGTGTTGTTGTATTTTACCGTACATTTTTAAATGTTGATTTGGTTATTCGTTATTTTTATGATTTACTGAAGTTACAAAAGTACAACTTCTATTTTTTCTCCTATATAAACCAATGCTTTTTTTGCAATTGTATAATTCATTTCTTGAAGTACAAAAGCATATTCATTGATTTGATTTTGGTGTTTTTGATTTTTCTCCCCAGTTTTATAGTCTAAAAGATAAACTTCGTTATTAAAAACAACCACTCTATCTGGTTTTAAATTTTTATATCCGTTTTTCAATATTGTTTCTTCATTATAAACCATTCCTTGTCCGTTAAAAAAGTCACTCAACTCATTATTTGAAATTATTTGCTGAACTTTATCTTTAAAAATATCTAATTGAGAAATTGTAATTAATCCATTTTCAATTGCTTTTTGAATCGCAAAGTCTGAATCTTCTTTTACAATAATGAACGACATAATTTCGTGCAAAATATTTCCAAATTCAATTGCTTGTTGCTGATCGGTATTCCACATTAAAGCTTCTCGTTGTGCAATTTTTATACTACTAGAGTTGAGCTTTTCCTTTACCAATGAAATTGTTTTTTGCTCTTTAATTTCATGTTTTTCGGCAGAAAGTTTTTCGGGATTTCCAAATTCGTATTCTAATTTTGTTTCATCGTACATTCCTATGTTTTGCAAATACTCAATAAAGTAAGATGATAAATTATCAGGCAAACCCGTTTTATTCAACAAATGATTAGAAATTACATACAATTGCTCTTCAGCTCTTGTTAACGCAACGTATAAAACATTTATGATGTCTAGAATCTCTTCTTGGCTTTTAGTATCATAGATTTCTTTTGCTTTTTCCCCATAGTCAACTACTTCTTTTTTTGAATTTACCAATGCTTTTGGAAATTCTATTTCTTCATCATCATCAAAATCAACCCAAATTTTATTTCTAATTTTTCTATTAAAATCCTCATCTGCAAAAGGATAAATGACTACTGGAAACTCTAGTCCTTTTGATTTATGAATAGTCATTATACGAATAGCATCATTTCCTTCAGGCGAAGGAATACTTTTTTGAAACCCAGTTTTTTCCCAATATTCTAAAAAATCGCCAATACTTGACTGTAATTTACTATCGCGTTCTAAAACTAAATCTAAAAAATATTGTACATAAGAAGTGTTGGTTTTCTCTTGAATAAACACATCTACAATGATTTCAACCGCTTCGTACAATGATTTTTTTCTACAATTTTGAAAGGAAACAGAAATATTTAATTTTCTTAAAAATAATTCCAAATCGTTTTCAGACAAGTCTTTAGTTGCAGCAATAAAATCATGTGTTGAATATTTATTTTGTAAATTTTTTGCAACATAATACAAAACATATGCTTTTGATTCTTGGTCTTTATTGCTTTTTAAATATTTTAATAAATTGACGATTAACTTAACTTCAGTTGCATTTTGAATCAATAAGGTTTCCGAAGACAAAATAGGAATTTGATTCTCGGTTAAAAAGTTTGCCAAAGCAACTCCGTCTGATTTTTTTCGCGTAAGCAAAACAATATCTTTATATTGAAAACCTTTATTTTTAATACTAGAAATGGTTTCTAATGTTTTACTTAAGTAATATTTTGTTTTAGCAGAATAGGTATTGTCTTCGTCAAATTCACTGAAAAAATCTTCATTTTCTTCTTTTGGAACTTCTATAAATGAAAGATTTACATAACCGCCAATTTTACTGTTTATTTCCTGATGACTGTGATTTAAATATAAATCGGCATAATCTTCATTAGAGAATTTACTTGATAAATGAGCAAAAAAACGGTTGTTAAACGAAATCACCTCCGAATAACTTCTGTAATTTGTACCCAATCTAAAAACTTCTTTTTCTTTGTTTGAAAACGGAT
Protein-coding sequences here:
- a CDS encoding PD-(D/E)XK nuclease family protein, with the translated sequence MNETTFLDQLANQIIIDFQHKLNNIRIVLPNKRAKVFLLQCLKNKLTTTVFAPKIISIEDLVQDISGIRSIDSIELLFEFYDVYLKITPKDQQQSFELFSNWAKTLLQDFNEIDRYLIQPKKVFSYLKEIEALKRWDLVPVQKTSLIDNHLDFWNKLPLYYEIFYKHLLNKKSGYQGLIYREAYKKCKSFAEKLGDEIIVFAGFNALNQAEEKIVQHLLYTNQAKIYWDIDDTFLKDPFHDAGLFIRRFKQNWKSYSSQPFEWITNCFQDEKNIQIIGTPKSVGQAKIAGNIIEKLSINGANINKTALVLGDENLLIPILYGLPNTIESLNITMGYSGKNNPAQILITKLFKLHTNAINRNEKSYTLYYKDVLEVLNHPLVESYVKVSELISVINDNNFTFFSHDTLIRLYNEKYPNLNNTFFDLLFNKWNSNCDEVLKTLSLILLQIKEHLSNDVEEEKVSKTFVYAIYKVINKLISYQEKYGRIDSIETLQVIYKQILDLAEVSFEGEPLSGLQIMGVLESRVLDFENVIITSVNEGKFPSGKSQNSFIPFDVKRELELPTYKEKDAIYSYHFYHLLMRAKNIYLLYNTDNEGIDAGEKSRFLTQLEIEKQPKHTLTHEIYNAVLPKTAYEVMEIEKTEKVLERLKEIATIKGFSPSSLTSYIRNPMQFYFQRVLRINEADEVEESIAVNTLGTIIHEALEELYEPFVGVYLSEHHVDVMLSKIEEVTLRQFKLIYKEGEIKKGKNLLAFEVAKRNIYNFLNSEKKAIQDKDAIKVICLEAPLDVTIEHEDLPYPVKIAGKVDRIEERNGSIRIIDYKSGKVEQRNLRINDFDGLTANLKNEKVIQLLCYAMMFQNSEMFQNQDIQAGIISFKNMKEGFMPFGLGKGKNAITEINLETIEEFKIELVHLILEILNKEIPFKETL
- a CDS encoding OmpA family protein yields the protein MKHLNKLFIAALMFAGVTSQAQDSNNPWAVSFGANAVDTKISMSGNDKLVFKELLNAQDNWNMIPSVSSLTVSRYVGDNFSFGLTGSVNKISKMIDKVPMTSSTYVVSNPGDLSYYAIDGTIKYSFQDMLKSKWLDPSAHVGGGYTFFGDASAGTVNGGLGLTFWLTEHVGISLQSSLKYSFDDERTPDADVPTVMQHFAGLTFKFGGKDTDGDGVYDKDDACPETPGLKEFMGCPDTDGDKIADKDDSCPEVFGLAEFNGCPDTDGDGIVDNEDACPEVKGTKIMKGCPDADGDGVADKDDNCPEVKGPKANAGCPWPDTDGDGVADKDDQCPTVAGTVANNGCPEVSEEAINKLNSYAKTILFNSGKSSFQKQTMPVLQAITAILKEYPSANFMIEGHTDSQGSDSLNQKLSEDRAAAVKTYLVENGIDAARLTSAGFGESKPIDSNKTSKGRANNRRVEVKLVK
- the kbl gene encoding glycine C-acetyltransferase; protein product: MYGKIQQHLENELNAIRENGLFKKERIITTPQGAEIKVSTGETVLNFCANNYLGLSSHPEVVQAAKDALDSHGFGMSSVRFICGTQDIHKELEKKIADFYGTEDTILYAAAFDANGGVFEPLLGEEDCIISDSLNHASIIDGVRLCKAARYRYQNNDMADLETQLIAATEKGHRFKLIVTDGVFSMDGLVAPLDKICDLADKYDALVMVDECHAAGFIGATGKGTLEAKNVMGRVDIITGTLGKALGGAMGGYTTAKKEVIEILRQRSRPYLFSNSLAPSIVGASLKVFELLEKDTSLRDKLEWNTNYFKDGMKKAGFDIIDGDSAIVPVMLYDAKLAQKMSEELLQKGVYVIGFFFPVVPKEKARIRVQLSAAHTQNHLDKAINAFIEVGKNLKIIK
- a CDS encoding UvrD-helicase domain-containing protein, which gives rise to MNTPAFSLYDASAGSGKTYTLTKEYLKILFNSPTNDAYKKILAITFTNKAVEEMKSRIIDNLYDFSKVNTSVKSMMLLKEIAKETGLSVATIKDKAKVIIKNIIHNYTAFGISTIDKFTHKVIRAFAQDLNLPANFEVSLDTDALLQEAVDLVISKVGEEQILTDLLIEFTKNKTDEDKNWDISKELFEVSKLITNENNANELTQFEDKTFDDFTQIKKTLSERIMFFQEQNSGLAAQCFQMLSENGIDLKSFSRSTFPNHITKIKEGNLESKDFSKYVHFEDIAINKTAKDIGAIEFVSGNLLFLLQKCYYNCSKMSFYQAFLQNINPLSLLNTIHLEFKNIQEEKNILSISDFNKIIFNEIQNQPAPFIYERLGEKYRHFFIDEFQDTSIMQWKNLIPLIDNAVASEENGVKGTLMLVGDPKQSIYRWRGGKAEQFIKLSKTDNPNDLDEYPFSNKEKEVFRLGTNYRSYSEVISFNNRFFAHLSSKFSNEDYADLYLNHSHQEINSKIGGYVNLSFIEVPKEENEDFFSEFDEDNTYSAKTKYYLSKTLETISSIKNKGFQYKDIVLLTRKKSDGVALANFLTENQIPILSSETLLIQNATEVKLIVNLLKYLKSNKDQESKAYVLYYVAKNLQNKYSTHDFIAATKDLSENDLELFLRKLNISVSFQNCRKKSLYEAVEIIVDVFIQEKTNTSYVQYFLDLVLERDSKLQSSIGDFLEYWEKTGFQKSIPSPEGNDAIRIMTIHKSKGLEFPVVIYPFADEDFNRKIRNKIWVDFDDDEEIEFPKALVNSKKEVVDYGEKAKEIYDTKSQEEILDIINVLYVALTRAEEQLYVISNHLLNKTGLPDNLSSYFIEYLQNIGMYDETKLEYEFGNPEKLSAEKHEIKEQKTISLVKEKLNSSSIKIAQREALMWNTDQQQAIEFGNILHEIMSFIIVKEDSDFAIQKAIENGLITISQLDIFKDKVQQIISNNELSDFFNGQGMVYNEETILKNGYKNLKPDRVVVFNNEVYLLDYKTGEKNQKHQNQINEYAFVLQEMNYTIAKKALVYIGEKIEVVLL